A genomic segment from Neobacillus sp. YX16 encodes:
- a CDS encoding galactokinase, translated as MNITKLTTTFRELFEVQPEQAFFAPGRINLIGEHTDYNGGHVFPCAITYGTYAVAKKRDDNVVRLYSVNFPNKEVIEFDLTQLDYDKQHNWANYPKGMIRYIKEAGYDIPTGFECVIEGNIPNGAGLSSSASIELLTGVLLDGLYKLGIPRLDMIKLGKRVENEFIGVNSGIMDQFAIGMGKKDAGILLDCQTLNFQYAPIKLEGYKILIMNTNKRRELADSKYNERRGECEQALAQLQLSLPIEALGQLTEAEFDENQTLIPNETVRKRAKHAVYENVRTLKALEELRAGNLEAFGQLMNQSHISLRDDYEVTGVELDSLVEAAWKQPGVIGARMTGAGFGGCAIAIVENEQVDSFIAKVGAAYQDKIGYPADFYVASIGDGAKEIQMGEFE; from the coding sequence ATGAACATCACAAAGTTAACAACTACATTTAGAGAATTATTTGAGGTTCAGCCTGAGCAAGCATTCTTTGCTCCGGGGAGAATTAATTTAATTGGTGAACATACAGATTACAACGGCGGCCATGTATTTCCTTGTGCAATTACTTATGGGACGTATGCCGTAGCAAAAAAAAGGGATGACAATGTTGTCCGCCTTTACTCAGTGAACTTTCCGAACAAAGAAGTTATTGAATTTGACTTAACACAATTAGATTATGATAAGCAGCATAATTGGGCTAATTACCCAAAAGGGATGATTCGTTATATAAAGGAAGCGGGCTACGATATTCCTACAGGTTTTGAGTGTGTAATTGAAGGCAATATCCCAAATGGAGCAGGACTTTCATCTTCTGCGTCGATTGAGCTGCTAACTGGGGTGCTGTTAGACGGGTTATATAAATTAGGGATTCCGCGTCTGGATATGATTAAGCTTGGTAAAAGAGTTGAAAATGAGTTCATTGGTGTCAACAGTGGAATTATGGACCAATTTGCTATTGGAATGGGAAAAAAGGACGCGGGAATATTGCTTGATTGCCAGACATTGAACTTTCAGTACGCTCCAATTAAGCTTGAAGGTTACAAGATTTTAATCATGAATACCAATAAGCGCAGAGAGCTGGCAGATTCCAAATACAATGAGCGCCGTGGGGAATGTGAACAAGCTTTAGCACAGCTGCAGCTAAGTCTTCCAATTGAAGCACTTGGACAGCTGACGGAAGCGGAGTTCGATGAGAATCAAACCTTAATACCTAACGAAACGGTTCGTAAGCGTGCGAAACATGCCGTGTATGAGAACGTAAGAACACTCAAGGCACTTGAAGAATTAAGGGCAGGGAACCTTGAGGCGTTTGGACAGTTAATGAATCAATCGCATATTTCGCTGCGAGACGATTATGAAGTGACTGGAGTTGAACTAGACAGTTTAGTAGAAGCTGCTTGGAAACAGCCAGGTGTAATTGGTGCCCGCATGACAGGAGCTGGATTTGGGGGCTGTGCCATTGCCATCGTTGAAAATGAACAGGTTGATAGCTTTATTGCTAAGGTTGGTGCAGCTTATCAGGACAAAATTGGATATCCTGCAGATTTCTATGTAGCAAGTATTGGTGATGGGGCAAAAGAAATCCAAATGGGGGAATTTGAATGA
- a CDS encoding glycoside hydrolase family 2 TIM barrel-domain containing protein: MTTAPKLGWLTDLNVFSVNRLPAHSDHLYYEKMEEAQSVAPMKMRHDLNGNWKFFYSINPDHRPDQFYKTGYPCSSWGDISVPGHIQLQGYGQPQYVNTMYPWDGLNDIRPPEIPTDHNPVGSYVKFFNVPTNMENKPVYISFQGVESAFYVWLNGEFVGYSEDSFTPAEFELTPYLVEGENKLAVEVYQRSTGSWLEDQDFWRFSGIFRDVYLYTVPEIHVSDVFVRPELDSTFTKGMLNVDLRLQGANASNITAELVDRQGCLVAASKGEKVNGNWSISMPINNPELWSAENPYLYQLYIQLYNESGSLVEVVPQKVGFRRFELVNKIMHLNGERIVFKGVNRHEFNPRTGRAITKDDMLWDIKTLKRHNINAVRTSHYPNQSYWYELCDEYGVYVIDEMNLETHGSWQKMGAVEPSWNIPGNKPEWEAIVMDRAISMVERDKNHPSILIWSCGNESYAGEVILNVSKYFKNADPSRLVHYEGVFHNRDYNDTSDMESRMYAKPVDIEKYLNGNPEKPYISCEYMHAMGNSLGGMYKYTDLEQKYPMYQGGFIWDYIDQSIYKKDRYGNEYLAYGGDFGDRPTDYGFCTNGIVYANRELSPKMQEVKFLYQDFKLIPDQTGVTIKNESLFSNAADYELEYVLFREGKELYRNTLLAVVGPQSEGRFEFDIPAEIQAETGEYCIQTSLVLKESTLWGEEGYEIAFGQFVYQVGTRELAQVFGNLRVVYGDVNIGIHGRDFSVMFSKGAGSLVSLNYAGSEMISLPPAPLFWRASTDNDRGYSQGFHSGPWYAASLARKCVNIEVEEKSGLVSIGFTYKFSISNDIGVKTVYIVYPDGSVRVKSEYIGDDNLPQLPIFAVSFKIPADYDQLEWYAMGPEENYSDRAMGAKLGIFKNQVSDNLSGYVMPQESGNRTGVRRVSVTNRNGQGIRISSVTKPLECNFSPYTAFELENAQHVYELPPVHYTVVTVAGKQMGVGGDDSWGAPVHDEHLIKANQEMEFEFLIQRV, translated from the coding sequence ATGACAACAGCTCCAAAATTAGGCTGGCTTACAGATTTAAATGTGTTTTCTGTAAACCGTCTTCCAGCGCATTCAGATCATCTCTATTATGAGAAAATGGAGGAGGCACAAAGTGTGGCTCCGATGAAAATGCGTCATGATTTAAATGGAAATTGGAAATTTTTCTATAGTATTAATCCGGATCACAGACCAGATCAATTTTATAAAACTGGATATCCTTGTTCAAGCTGGGGAGATATCAGTGTTCCTGGTCATATTCAACTCCAAGGCTATGGTCAGCCCCAATATGTAAATACGATGTATCCTTGGGACGGACTTAATGACATTCGTCCGCCAGAAATTCCAACAGATCATAATCCGGTTGGAAGTTATGTTAAATTCTTCAACGTTCCGACTAACATGGAAAATAAGCCAGTTTATATTTCCTTCCAAGGAGTAGAGTCTGCTTTTTATGTATGGTTAAATGGTGAGTTTGTCGGCTACAGCGAGGATTCTTTTACCCCTGCTGAGTTTGAACTCACGCCTTATTTGGTTGAAGGTGAGAACAAGCTGGCAGTGGAGGTTTATCAGCGGAGTACCGGCAGTTGGCTGGAAGACCAGGATTTTTGGAGATTTTCAGGAATATTTCGTGATGTGTATCTTTATACAGTACCTGAAATACATGTATCGGATGTATTTGTCCGCCCAGAGCTGGATTCTACTTTTACAAAGGGTATGTTAAATGTTGATTTAAGGCTTCAAGGAGCGAATGCTTCAAATATTACAGCAGAATTAGTGGATAGACAGGGATGTCTTGTTGCTGCATCAAAAGGTGAAAAAGTAAATGGCAACTGGTCCATTTCAATGCCTATCAATAACCCTGAGCTTTGGAGTGCAGAAAACCCCTATTTGTATCAGTTATATATACAACTCTATAACGAGTCTGGCAGTTTGGTAGAGGTTGTTCCTCAGAAGGTTGGGTTTAGAAGATTTGAGCTGGTGAATAAAATTATGCACCTCAATGGAGAGAGAATTGTGTTCAAAGGCGTGAATCGTCATGAATTCAATCCACGCACGGGCAGGGCGATTACGAAGGACGACATGCTCTGGGATATTAAAACGCTAAAACGTCATAACATCAATGCAGTTCGTACGTCTCACTATCCTAACCAAAGCTATTGGTACGAGCTATGTGATGAGTATGGTGTATATGTCATCGATGAGATGAATCTAGAAACACACGGCTCATGGCAAAAGATGGGGGCCGTTGAGCCTTCCTGGAATATTCCTGGTAATAAGCCGGAATGGGAGGCAATCGTCATGGACCGAGCCATTTCGATGGTAGAAAGGGATAAAAATCACCCATCTATCTTGATTTGGTCCTGTGGAAACGAATCTTACGCTGGCGAAGTGATTCTAAATGTCTCTAAATATTTCAAAAATGCTGATCCTAGCAGACTCGTTCACTATGAAGGAGTTTTCCACAACCGTGATTATAACGACACAAGTGATATGGAAAGCCGCATGTATGCGAAGCCAGTCGATATTGAAAAGTACTTAAATGGAAATCCGGAGAAGCCATACATTAGCTGTGAGTACATGCATGCAATGGGAAATTCACTTGGCGGTATGTACAAATATACGGATCTTGAGCAAAAGTATCCAATGTATCAGGGTGGGTTTATATGGGATTATATTGATCAATCCATTTATAAAAAGGACCGTTACGGAAATGAATACCTTGCATACGGCGGCGATTTTGGTGATCGTCCGACGGATTATGGATTCTGTACAAATGGAATTGTGTATGCGAACAGAGAGCTTTCACCTAAAATGCAGGAGGTTAAATTCCTATATCAAGATTTTAAACTAATTCCAGACCAGACGGGTGTTACCATCAAAAATGAGAGTTTGTTCTCCAATGCTGCGGACTATGAGCTCGAATATGTCCTATTCCGTGAAGGGAAGGAATTATACCGAAATACACTATTAGCTGTGGTTGGGCCGCAAAGTGAAGGACGTTTTGAGTTTGATATCCCTGCAGAAATCCAAGCTGAAACAGGTGAGTATTGCATTCAAACATCACTCGTGCTGAAGGAAAGTACCCTTTGGGGCGAAGAAGGGTATGAAATTGCATTCGGTCAGTTTGTTTATCAAGTGGGTACAAGGGAATTAGCGCAAGTATTCGGCAATTTACGGGTTGTCTATGGGGATGTCAATATTGGTATTCACGGTCGTGACTTTTCGGTTATGTTCTCTAAAGGTGCAGGAAGCTTAGTATCCCTGAACTATGCTGGTAGTGAGATGATTTCATTACCGCCGGCACCATTGTTCTGGAGGGCTAGTACGGACAATGATCGAGGGTATTCTCAAGGGTTCCATTCCGGGCCTTGGTATGCAGCGAGCCTGGCGAGAAAGTGTGTAAATATAGAGGTGGAAGAGAAGAGCGGTCTAGTCAGTATTGGGTTTACCTACAAGTTTTCCATTAGTAATGACATTGGTGTAAAGACAGTCTATATAGTTTATCCGGATGGAAGTGTTCGAGTAAAGTCTGAGTACATAGGTGATGACAATCTACCTCAACTGCCGATTTTTGCAGTGTCCTTCAAGATCCCTGCTGATTATGACCAACTTGAGTGGTATGCGATGGGTCCAGAAGAAAATTACTCTGACCGTGCTATGGGTGCTAAACTTGGTATCTTTAAAAATCAAGTAAGTGATAATCTATCAGGATATGTCATGCCGCAGGAATCTGGAAATCGAACCGGTGTCCGCCGCGTCAGTGTGACAAACCGTAACGGTCAGGGCATCAGAATTTCTTCGGTAACGAAACCGCTGGAATGCAACTTTAGTCCATATACAGCATTTGAACTTGAAAATGCACAGCATGTTTATGAACTTCCGCCTGTTCATTATACCGTTGTAACAGTTGCCGGTAAGCAGATGGGTGTTGGCGGGGACGACAGCTGGGGAGCTCCAGTTCATGACGAACACCTAATCAAGGCAAATCAAGAGATGGAATTTGAATTTCTAATCCAAAGGGTTTGA
- the galE gene encoding UDP-glucose 4-epimerase GalE, with the protein MSILVLGGAGYVGSHAVYQLIDQGSQVVVIDNLQTGHRDAIHPKAHFYEGDIRSREFMRSVFEKEKIEAILHFAANSLVGESMTEPLKYYDNNVFGTQIVLEMMKEFNVKHIIFSSTAAVYGEQKVVPITEDARAMPTNTYGETKLTMEKMIAWCEKAFDLKYVSLRYFNVASARSGGEIGEDHNPETHLIPVVLEAALGKRPAVTVFGQDYDTADGTCIRDYIHVEDLIDAHLLALRYLQNGGKSNVFNLGSSQGFSVKEIIETAKEVTGIDIPVQFGERRSGDPSTLIASSEKARSVLGWNPTRTSIHQIISDAWNWHQHHPNGYER; encoded by the coding sequence ATGAGTATTCTTGTTTTAGGCGGGGCCGGTTATGTTGGCTCTCATGCTGTTTACCAGTTAATTGATCAGGGGTCGCAAGTGGTGGTCATCGATAATTTGCAAACTGGCCATCGTGATGCCATTCATCCAAAAGCACATTTCTATGAAGGTGACATTCGCAGCCGAGAGTTTATGCGTTCTGTTTTTGAAAAAGAAAAGATTGAAGCGATCCTGCATTTTGCCGCCAACTCTCTTGTTGGCGAATCGATGACGGAGCCCTTAAAGTACTATGACAACAATGTATTCGGCACACAAATTGTCCTCGAAATGATGAAGGAATTTAATGTGAAGCATATTATCTTTTCGTCGACAGCCGCGGTTTATGGTGAACAGAAGGTTGTCCCTATTACAGAAGATGCTCGGGCAATGCCAACGAACACCTATGGTGAAACAAAACTTACGATGGAAAAAATGATTGCTTGGTGCGAAAAGGCATTTGATCTTAAATATGTTTCACTCCGGTATTTTAACGTTGCTTCCGCAAGAAGCGGCGGGGAGATTGGCGAAGACCATAACCCTGAAACGCATTTAATTCCCGTTGTATTAGAGGCTGCATTAGGAAAAAGGCCGGCGGTAACGGTCTTTGGTCAGGATTATGATACGGCAGACGGGACCTGCATCCGCGATTACATTCATGTTGAAGACTTAATTGATGCACATCTTCTTGCACTAAGATACTTGCAAAATGGCGGGAAAAGTAATGTATTTAATCTGGGCAGCAGCCAGGGATTTTCGGTAAAAGAAATTATCGAAACAGCAAAAGAAGTAACAGGTATTGATATTCCTGTTCAATTCGGAGAACGCCGTTCGGGCGACCCTAGTACGTTAATTGCCTCATCGGAAAAAGCCAGAAGTGTACTTGGGTGGAATCCAACAAGAACGTCCATACACCAAATCATCAGTGATGCGTGGAACTGGCACCAGCATCATCCAAATGGATACGAGAGGTGA